From Plasmodium knowlesi strain H genome assembly, chromosome: 6, one genomic window encodes:
- a CDS encoding cytochrome c oxidase copper chaperone, putative produces MGFFSNWPFKNTSEEAKGGAPKKKICCVCLETKKLRDECIVKLGEEQCRKYIEDHNQCLRNEGFDVK; encoded by the coding sequence ATGGGCTTCTTCTCTAACTGGCCGTTCAAAAACACCAGTGAAGAGGCCAAGGGAGGGGCGCCGAAGAAGAAGATCTGTTGCGTCTGCCTGGAAACCAAGAAACTACGAGACGAGTGCATCGTCAAACTTGGAGAGGAGCAGTGCAGGAAATATATTGAAGACCACAACCAGTGTTTGCGGAATGAGGGCTTCGACGTGAAGTAA